The Verrucomicrobiia bacterium genome contains a region encoding:
- a CDS encoding roadblock/LC7 domain-containing protein has protein sequence MYQILEELNRTSGVTGSMLVGQDGIVIAADLNTGVEDDTVGALAAAITTNVQKSLERLRQTPMKQVTIEAERGKIFLADVGKGILVVTTDPRVNIGLVRLEIKNAASRLALM, from the coding sequence ATGTACCAGATCTTAGAGGAGCTTAACCGCACCTCCGGCGTCACCGGCAGCATGCTGGTGGGGCAGGACGGCATCGTCATCGCCGCCGATTTGAACACCGGCGTGGAGGATGACACGGTGGGGGCCTTGGCCGCCGCCATCACGACCAATGTGCAGAAGTCGCTGGAGCGCTTGCGCCAGACGCCGATGAAGCAGGTAACCATCGAGGCGGAGCGGGGAAAAATCTTTCTGGCCGACGTGGGAAAGGGGATTTTGGTGGTGACCACCGATCCCCGGGTGAACATCGGGCTGGTGCGGCTGGAGATTAAAAACGCGGCCTCGCGCCTGGCACTGATGTAA
- the murJ gene encoding murein biosynthesis integral membrane protein MurJ, protein MSTENQQLARRAGGVSAATTGSRILGLVREQVFAYLFGAGLATDAFIAAFRIPNLLRDLFAEGAMSAAFVPAFSKKLSREGKQNAFFLFNLVGNALVVVLAVVVLLGIYFTPAIVSAIAPGFEKIAGKAELTAFMARIMFPYLVLVALAALTMGVLNSLGHFTWPAFSSAFLNIGMIGAGFLLCPFFDPPIVGMAYGVLLGGFLQWSVQMPSLRKEGYRYRPIFSFRHPELLAVVGLILPALAGIASTEINIFVNTQIASLMPEGAVSYLNYAFRLMHFPLGVFGVALATVSLPTLSQKVAANDLKGVGDTAASALGLVFFLNVPASLFLIVAAVPVVSVLFQHGQFGPNDTLMTASALQLYGLGLLGYSGVRVLAPVFYAFADTKTPVQVGILAVFSNIILNVSFYKLGFGFRWLAFSASVSAFVNFFVLLHLFRKKLPEWDGGAVWSKFWRILLAALVPALVCWGGLAFFYEHHTATLLRQRVLVLFVLFLVFSGLYLVAAKLFKVEETKLFANVLQRMFARFKST, encoded by the coding sequence TTGTCAACCGAAAACCAACAGTTAGCCCGGCGGGCCGGGGGCGTTTCGGCCGCCACCACCGGCTCGCGCATTTTGGGGTTGGTGCGGGAGCAGGTTTTCGCCTATCTCTTCGGCGCCGGGCTGGCCACGGATGCCTTCATCGCCGCTTTTCGCATTCCAAATTTGTTGCGCGACCTCTTTGCGGAGGGGGCGATGTCGGCGGCCTTTGTGCCGGCTTTCAGCAAAAAACTTTCGCGGGAAGGAAAACAGAACGCATTCTTTCTTTTCAATTTAGTGGGGAACGCGCTCGTTGTGGTCTTGGCCGTCGTCGTCTTGCTCGGGATTTATTTCACGCCGGCCATCGTTTCGGCCATCGCGCCGGGGTTTGAGAAAATCGCCGGCAAGGCGGAGCTGACCGCCTTTATGGCCCGGATAATGTTTCCCTATCTCGTCTTGGTCGCCCTGGCGGCTTTGACGATGGGGGTTTTAAATTCGCTCGGGCACTTTACCTGGCCGGCGTTTTCCTCCGCCTTCCTTAATATAGGGATGATTGGCGCGGGCTTTCTTTTATGTCCGTTTTTTGACCCGCCGATTGTCGGGATGGCGTACGGCGTTTTGTTGGGTGGATTTTTACAGTGGAGCGTGCAGATGCCTTCCTTGCGAAAGGAGGGGTACCGCTACCGGCCGATTTTTTCCTTCCGCCATCCGGAGCTTTTGGCCGTCGTAGGGCTTATCCTTCCCGCCTTGGCCGGGATTGCCTCCACCGAAATAAACATTTTCGTCAATACGCAAATCGCCTCCTTGATGCCGGAGGGGGCGGTGTCATACCTCAATTACGCCTTTCGTTTGATGCACTTTCCGCTCGGGGTCTTCGGGGTGGCTTTGGCTACCGTTTCCCTGCCCACTCTTTCCCAAAAGGTGGCCGCCAACGATTTGAAAGGGGTGGGGGATACGGCGGCCTCCGCCTTGGGGCTGGTTTTCTTTCTCAACGTGCCGGCTTCGCTGTTTCTAATCGTCGCCGCCGTTCCGGTCGTTTCGGTCTTGTTTCAGCACGGGCAATTCGGCCCGAATGATACGCTTATGACCGCCTCGGCTTTGCAATTGTACGGTCTTGGGCTTCTCGGCTATTCCGGTGTCCGTGTACTCGCGCCGGTCTTTTACGCCTTTGCCGACACCAAAACGCCGGTCCAGGTGGGAATCCTGGCCGTTTTTTCCAACATCATCTTGAACGTTTCTTTTTACAAACTCGGCTTTGGCTTCCGCTGGCTGGCGTTTTCCGCTTCCGTCTCGGCTTTTGTGAATTTCTTCGTGCTCCTCCATTTGTTCAGAAAAAAACTACCGGAATGGGATGGGGGCGCGGTCTGGTCGAAATTCTGGCGGATTTTGCTGGCCGCCCTTGTTCCGGCGCTGGTTTGTTGGGGGGGGCTTGCGTTTTTCTACGAGCACCACACAGCGACACTTTTGCGGCAGCGGGTTTTGGTGCTGTTTGTTTTGTTCCTGGTTTTTAGCGGTTTGTATCTTGTGGCAGCCAAGCTTTTCAAAGTTGAAGAAACAAAGTTGTTCGCGAACGTTCTACAGCGGATGTTTGCGCGGTTTAAGTCAACGTGA
- the pilB gene encoding type IV-A pilus assembly ATPase PilB: MTAELGALLVKAGKITQQQLAKALEIQKQTNGKLGQILVQMGAVPDENEISEFVGRQLNIGALRLSDLELNPEVVKLIPLDIARKFNVIAISKLGKTLVVAISDPNNIYVLDAIKFITGCTVQPVISPEKAIQKAIETQYQDSGGLKEILDKIEGDSLEVIDSGEETITEQDLQSQVQDKPLVKLVDHLIADAIRKGASDIHIESYEKRIRVRYRIDGALQEMAPLPFRYRAAIVSRVKIMADLDISERRLPQDGRIKVKIGDRTVDLRVSVLPTIFGEKVVMRILDSKSLMVDLTRLGFEEQALKQFEAAINQPYGIILVTGPTGSGKTTSLYSALKTINTTDINIMTAEDPVEFNFDGINQVLVKPDIGLTFAAALRSFLRQDPDVILVGEIRDGETAEIAIRAALTGHLVFSTLHTNDAPSSISRLIDMGIPNYLVASATKMIVAQRMVRKICQFCKVEVPVTKEVLLKLGVTEKEVGSFKVFEGKGCQECGQTGYSGRSGIFEAMPITPAIEEMILKQASTAALREQAIKEGMLTLRMAGLMKIKQGLTSVEEVLAESSV; this comes from the coding sequence TTGACGGCCGAATTGGGGGCCTTACTGGTCAAAGCGGGCAAAATCACGCAGCAGCAGCTCGCCAAGGCCTTGGAAATCCAGAAACAGACGAACGGCAAGCTGGGCCAGATTCTGGTCCAGATGGGGGCGGTTCCGGACGAAAACGAAATTTCCGAATTCGTCGGGCGCCAGCTCAACATCGGGGCTTTGCGTTTGTCGGATTTGGAGCTGAACCCGGAGGTGGTCAAGCTCATCCCGCTGGATATCGCCCGCAAGTTCAACGTTATCGCCATCTCGAAATTGGGCAAAACGCTGGTCGTTGCGATTTCCGACCCGAACAACATCTACGTTTTGGACGCCATCAAGTTCATCACCGGCTGCACGGTACAGCCGGTCATCTCCCCCGAAAAGGCGATTCAGAAAGCGATCGAGACCCAGTACCAGGACTCCGGCGGGTTGAAGGAAATTCTGGACAAAATCGAGGGGGACAGCCTCGAAGTTATCGACAGCGGCGAGGAGACGATCACCGAGCAGGACCTGCAAAGCCAGGTGCAGGACAAACCGTTGGTCAAACTGGTGGACCATCTCATCGCCGATGCCATCCGCAAGGGGGCTTCCGACATTCATATCGAATCGTACGAAAAACGAATCCGGGTGCGCTACCGCATTGACGGCGCCCTGCAGGAGATGGCTCCCCTGCCTTTTCGTTACCGGGCGGCCATTGTCTCCCGCGTCAAAATCATGGCGGACCTGGACATCTCCGAGCGGCGGCTGCCGCAGGACGGACGCATCAAGGTGAAAATCGGCGACCGGACGGTCGATCTGCGCGTCTCCGTTCTGCCCACCATTTTTGGCGAAAAAGTGGTCATGCGTATTTTGGATTCCAAAAGCTTGATGGTCGATCTGACCCGGCTGGGGTTCGAGGAGCAGGCCTTAAAGCAGTTCGAAGCGGCCATCAATCAGCCCTACGGCATCATTCTGGTCACCGGGCCGACCGGCTCCGGTAAAACCACATCGCTTTACTCGGCCTTGAAAACCATCAACACCACGGACATCAACATTATGACCGCCGAGGATCCGGTGGAGTTCAACTTCGACGGCATCAACCAGGTTTTGGTCAAGCCGGACATCGGGCTCACCTTTGCCGCCGCGCTACGCTCCTTTTTGCGCCAGGACCCGGACGTCATACTGGTTGGTGAGATTCGCGACGGCGAGACGGCGGAAATCGCCATCCGCGCGGCCTTGACGGGGCATTTGGTTTTCTCCACCCTGCATACCAACGACGCTCCTTCTTCCATAAGTCGACTTATCGATATGGGGATTCCGAACTATCTGGTGGCATCGGCCACCAAGATGATCGTCGCCCAGCGGATGGTGCGCAAAATCTGCCAGTTCTGCAAGGTAGAGGTGCCGGTCACCAAAGAGGTGCTGTTGAAACTGGGGGTAACGGAAAAAGAGGTGGGATCGTTCAAGGTTTTTGAAGGGAAGGGCTGTCAGGAGTGCGGGCAGACCGGTTATTCCGGCCGAAGCGGCATTTTTGAGGCGATGCCGATCACTCCGGCCATTGAAGAGATGATCTTAAAACAGGCCTCCACGGCGGCATTGCGCGAGCAGGCGATAAAAGAGGGGATGCTGACTTTGCGGATGGCCGGTCTGATGAAAATCAAGCAGGGGCTCACTTCCGTGGAAGAGGTTTTGGCGGAAAGCTCGGTCTAA
- a CDS encoding type IV pilus twitching motility protein PilT yields the protein MVTLKDLLDLMVKRGASDLHLTVGTPPQIRVDGKLTKLEGYDILTPEETKKLAYSIMNEKQRQRFEEKSELDLSFGIEQLSRFRANVFVQRGNVAMALRQIPFKIRSFEELGVPKVVSELANLPRGLVLVCGPTGSGKSTTLAALIDKINRERRDHIITVEDPIEYLHRHQSCLVNQREVGADTQTFASALKYALREDPDVVLIGEMRDLETIEAALTISETGHLAFATLHTNSCAEAITRIVDVFPTNQQEQVRVTLSFVLQAVVCQQLLPKIGGGRVMCMEIMVCTPAIRALVRDDKIHQIYSLLQAGQKYGMKTMNQSLAELYLARKITQGDALARCSNQQEFADLVGRKMELAAV from the coding sequence GTGGTCACGTTAAAGGATTTACTGGATTTGATGGTAAAAAGAGGGGCCTCCGATCTGCATTTGACCGTCGGCACGCCGCCCCAGATACGGGTGGACGGCAAGCTCACCAAGTTGGAAGGATACGACATCCTCACACCCGAGGAGACCAAAAAGCTGGCCTACAGCATTATGAACGAAAAGCAGCGCCAGCGCTTCGAGGAAAAATCGGAACTGGATTTGTCGTTCGGCATCGAGCAACTTTCCCGCTTTCGGGCCAACGTCTTTGTGCAGCGGGGGAATGTGGCGATGGCTTTGCGCCAGATCCCGTTCAAAATCCGCAGCTTTGAGGAGTTGGGCGTCCCCAAGGTGGTATCGGAATTGGCCAATTTACCGCGCGGGCTGGTTTTGGTCTGCGGCCCGACCGGCAGCGGCAAATCCACCACGCTGGCGGCTTTAATCGATAAAATCAACCGGGAGCGGCGCGATCACATCATCACGGTGGAAGACCCGATCGAATATTTGCACCGCCACCAGTCCTGCCTGGTCAACCAGCGGGAGGTCGGGGCGGATACCCAGACCTTTGCCTCTGCGTTGAAATACGCCCTGCGGGAGGATCCGGATGTGGTGTTGATCGGCGAGATGCGGGATTTGGAAACCATCGAGGCGGCCTTGACCATTTCCGAGACCGGACATTTGGCTTTCGCTACCCTGCACACCAATTCCTGTGCAGAAGCGATCACCCGTATCGTGGACGTTTTTCCGACCAATCAGCAGGAACAGGTGAGGGTGACTCTTTCCTTTGTTCTGCAGGCTGTGGTCTGCCAGCAGCTTTTGCCCAAAATCGGCGGCGGCCGGGTGATGTGCATGGAAATCATGGTTTGCACGCCGGCCATTCGGGCGCTCGTCCGGGACGATAAAATTCATCAAATTTACAGCCTGCTTCAAGCCGGGCAGAAGTACGGGATGAAAACGATGAACCAGTCCCTGGCGGAGCTCTATCTGGCCCGCAAAATCACCCAAGGGGACGCTTTGGCCCGCTGCTCCAACCAGCAGGAGTTCGCCGATCTGGTCGGGCGTAAAATGGAACTGGCGGCGGTCTAA
- a CDS encoding DUF4388 domain-containing protein: MAFTGNLNTVAFSDILQLLSQGKKTGALAVSKGPLKKEVYFRNGNIVYALSANAEEDLLGNLLLKRGKISKPDLERAISLHKSTGKKLGVTLIELNLFSREEIVAALKLQIEEIVYNLFGWNEGEFMFYEGKAPAASQILTELPTSSVMLEGARRIDEWVEIQKALPAAHLPLKLSSNPKVRGEEVTLSVDQLVVMSLIDGSRTYPEVLRASPMGEFVTSKALHQLVQSGLVEALPKSRSRLSSREEEELVFSVSLRVFSACFAVLVRLFDKKVGKSFFRRRLPTPQEKKGIDFYLASFLYGEEHFNQNDFLSRLSELPKEIRLHKLLAGLGAILEEGLEVVRLVLGGAVYKRACSDMRKEAAAIFAEERELVGKYDLETEVYRQIRKE, encoded by the coding sequence ATGGCGTTTACCGGCAACCTGAATACCGTCGCTTTTTCGGACATTCTGCAGCTGCTTTCCCAAGGGAAGAAGACGGGGGCCTTGGCGGTCAGCAAGGGGCCTTTGAAAAAAGAGGTCTATTTCCGGAACGGCAACATTGTCTATGCTCTTTCCGCCAATGCCGAGGAGGATTTGCTGGGGAATCTGCTCCTGAAGCGGGGAAAAATCTCCAAGCCGGATCTGGAGCGGGCCATCTCCCTGCACAAGTCCACCGGCAAAAAGCTGGGGGTCACCTTAATCGAGCTCAACTTGTTTTCGCGGGAAGAGATCGTGGCGGCCTTGAAGCTGCAAATCGAGGAGATCGTATACAACCTGTTCGGCTGGAATGAAGGGGAATTCATGTTCTATGAAGGGAAAGCCCCGGCGGCCAGCCAGATTTTAACCGAACTGCCCACTTCCTCGGTCATGCTGGAGGGGGCGCGGCGAATCGACGAATGGGTGGAGATTCAAAAAGCCCTGCCGGCCGCCCATCTGCCCTTAAAGCTTTCCTCCAACCCAAAAGTCCGCGGGGAAGAAGTGACCTTGAGCGTGGACCAACTGGTCGTGATGTCCCTGATTGACGGCAGCCGTACCTATCCGGAGGTTCTGCGGGCCTCGCCGATGGGGGAATTTGTAACCTCCAAGGCGTTGCACCAGCTCGTGCAGAGCGGGCTGGTGGAGGCGCTGCCCAAAAGCCGCTCCCGGCTTTCCTCACGGGAGGAGGAGGAATTGGTGTTTTCGGTCTCCCTGCGGGTTTTTTCCGCCTGCTTTGCCGTCTTGGTCCGTTTATTCGACAAAAAGGTGGGAAAGAGCTTTTTCCGCCGCCGGCTGCCGACCCCGCAGGAGAAAAAGGGAATCGACTTTTATCTGGCCTCTTTTTTATACGGGGAGGAGCATTTCAACCAGAACGATTTTTTGAGCCGGCTCTCGGAGCTGCCCAAGGAAATCCGGCTGCACAAGCTTCTGGCCGGGTTGGGGGCCATTCTGGAGGAAGGACTGGAGGTGGTGCGGCTGGTTTTGGGGGGGGCGGTTTACAAACGGGCCTGCAGCGACATGCGCAAGGAGGCTGCCGCCATCTTCGCCGAGGAACGGGAACTGGTGGGGAAATACGACCTGGAAACCGAAGTGTACCGGCAGATAAGGAAGGAGTGA
- a CDS encoding type II secretion system F family protein has product MPVFEYKGKSMGGAAVAGELKAKNRAELERILRSNRILVTSVTKKASEIKLPTSNRIRKIDISRFTRQFATMIGAGLPMVQCLDILAQQMESLAFRKIIAEVRDSVSSGSTLAEALGKHKKVFDELYCNMVEAGEVGGALDTILVRLATYREKADALNRKVKGAMVYPAVIMIVAAGVTFAMLTYIVPIFAKMFANLGTELPAPTRMVLKISNFIRDFFWYGVTLLVVGAFVFSRWIKTDKGRLAFDKFKLKIPLIGSLIRRTAVARFTRTLGTLISSGVSILDALDTTAKTAGNRVVHDAIKKSVLSIAEGETITQPLKESGVFPPMVIQMISVGEKTGGLDEMLQKIADFYDEEVDAAVSALTSIIEPVIILFMGVVIGGILIAMYLPMFDIVGAIK; this is encoded by the coding sequence ATGCCGGTATTTGAGTACAAGGGAAAATCGATGGGGGGCGCCGCGGTAGCCGGCGAGTTGAAGGCCAAAAACCGCGCCGAACTGGAACGGATTCTCCGCTCCAACCGGATTCTGGTCACTTCCGTGACCAAAAAAGCGTCTGAAATCAAGCTTCCCACGTCCAACCGTATCCGGAAAATCGACATTTCCCGTTTCACCCGGCAGTTCGCCACGATGATCGGGGCCGGGCTGCCGATGGTGCAGTGCTTGGATATCTTGGCCCAGCAGATGGAATCTCTGGCTTTTCGCAAAATTATCGCGGAAGTGCGGGATTCGGTCTCTTCCGGTTCCACCCTGGCGGAGGCCTTGGGAAAGCACAAAAAAGTTTTTGATGAACTGTACTGCAACATGGTTGAAGCGGGAGAGGTCGGTGGCGCATTGGATACCATTCTGGTCCGGTTGGCTACTTACCGGGAGAAAGCGGACGCTTTGAACCGCAAGGTAAAAGGGGCGATGGTCTATCCGGCGGTCATTATGATCGTGGCCGCGGGCGTTACCTTTGCCATGCTTACCTACATCGTGCCGATTTTTGCAAAGATGTTCGCCAATTTGGGGACGGAACTGCCGGCCCCCACGCGGATGGTTTTGAAAATCAGCAACTTTATCCGGGATTTTTTCTGGTACGGCGTGACCTTGCTCGTGGTCGGTGCCTTCGTCTTCAGCCGCTGGATCAAGACGGACAAGGGGCGGCTGGCTTTCGACAAGTTTAAACTGAAGATACCCTTGATCGGGTCCTTGATCCGCCGCACGGCCGTAGCCCGGTTCACCCGGACGCTGGGCACTTTGATCTCCTCCGGTGTTTCCATTCTGGACGCGTTGGATACGACCGCAAAGACGGCTGGCAACCGGGTCGTGCATGACGCCATCAAAAAATCGGTTTTGTCGATTGCCGAAGGGGAAACCATCACGCAGCCCCTAAAGGAGTCGGGCGTTTTCCCGCCGATGGTAATCCAGATGATTTCCGTGGGGGAAAAAACCGGCGGATTGGATGAGATGCTGCAAAAAATTGCCGATTTCTATGACGAAGAGGTGGATGCCGCCGTTTCGGCCTTGACCTCCATCATCGAGCCGGTCATCATCCTTTTTATGGGTGTGGTTATCGGCGGCATTCTGATTGCCATGTATCTGCCGATGTTCGACATCGTGGGCGCCATCAAGTAG
- a CDS encoding tetratricopeptide repeat protein, giving the protein MLNIAELDDRIAKCEKILAENPNSQIFAALADAHRRKGQLDKALEVCRNGLKLHPNYGSAHLVLAKVHMDRQMYELAEKALEEAIRLDGRTRATELLLCEIFIHKKKLPEALSILEKLHITDPENQEVKYLLELCRKETGKTRPTAEITRPSFSAPARPGSKRGDSDIFTLDTERAQDSVIGPEEALDELFAIPEVDALMVVNREGLIIDKRFRGSWEADSLAAVSASIFTVAEDNLEKVDLGQLEKVWIDADGVSFLAVRMEEKVLMVVYRPDINLGAFKMKVGAFLDYALLAG; this is encoded by the coding sequence ATGCTTAATATAGCCGAACTGGACGACCGCATCGCCAAGTGCGAAAAAATTCTGGCGGAAAATCCGAATTCCCAAATTTTTGCCGCCCTGGCGGACGCCCACCGGCGCAAGGGGCAGTTGGACAAGGCCCTCGAGGTTTGCCGCAACGGACTGAAGCTGCATCCCAACTACGGCTCGGCTCATCTGGTTTTAGCCAAGGTGCATATGGACCGGCAAATGTACGAGTTGGCTGAAAAGGCGCTCGAAGAAGCAATCCGGCTGGACGGTCGCACCCGCGCCACCGAACTCTTGCTTTGCGAGATATTCATTCACAAAAAGAAGCTGCCCGAAGCGCTTTCCATTTTGGAGAAGCTGCACATCACCGATCCGGAAAACCAGGAGGTTAAGTATCTGTTGGAGCTCTGTCGCAAGGAAACGGGAAAAACCCGCCCGACGGCGGAGATCACCCGCCCCAGTTTTTCCGCGCCCGCCCGGCCCGGGTCGAAGCGGGGGGATTCCGACATTTTTACGCTCGACACCGAGCGGGCGCAGGACTCCGTCATCGGTCCGGAGGAGGCGTTGGACGAGCTTTTTGCCATTCCGGAGGTGGACGCCCTGATGGTGGTAAACCGGGAGGGGCTCATCATCGACAAGCGTTTCCGCGGTAGCTGGGAGGCCGACAGCCTGGCGGCGGTCTCCGCATCCATTTTCACTGTGGCGGAAGACAATCTGGAAAAAGTGGATTTGGGGCAGCTGGAAAAAGTCTGGATTGATGCGGACGGCGTCAGTTTCCTGGCCGTGCGCATGGAAGAAAAGGTCTTGATGGTGGTGTATCGTCCGGACATCAATTTGGGGGCTTTCAAGATGAAGGTCGGGGCGTTTTTGGATTACGCCCTTTTGGCCGGATAA
- a CDS encoding ComEC/Rec2 family competence protein translates to MGVEKIVKYSLPAPAFWAAVAFAAGIFISALTTNHLLFWFIFSALVGIGASFFHFRSNNAAANLGVLLLLVGLGAVRYSAATDVAEERSVAHFAGLDKRLLITGRVCDLPDVKPERTRIYLDEITIGWTSKLHLDGKVRLTIGRAVTSYVVGDRIGFVGRLDSLWQPANPGALDFARLMRIRGVQASVYLKDDEAISVVAQNLGSWRARLSKIRDGVERKLTTGLPRKASGVIKGFVLGDTRDIEPSTYDLFRKTGTLHLLAVSGANVAWVAMLPIFLLKLFFLPLRTRYLVALFVVWVFVLLTDLQASVLRAAIMFTVWTTSRVVYREISGLQSLGLCALVLLVLNPLWFFDIGFELSFLAVFALIFSFEEKDEHQKNWAKRWLIQPFHTNLGSSVAVFLLITPLLAYYFNQVAWTSLLVNVMAMPLAALISWCALVRLGIGFTEFSSPLAFVQEKLFEWLFAIQNLFVNLPHTLVRVPHPNGVETFLLTIAGFGLFLIFFKSQYKKVGVYLFLLGLAPVLWGWGFKRSSGFSLSVLEAKGEMVSVLSLLDQIIVIGGGEVRDAQHTPRQVVEPVLAYLGRDKIEGYLPLRFDSFGQAASAEIVTRFRPGFVGWPVARQPKEETADSMTLKFEYLLTSGDSVPFALRVIKEDYTFLFVPQFKRFRPPRWDSLFDGPTVLIAPLEFPRAESLARFSNVKVVVSTRRDYRLFQTGPDRVFFTFRDGAVNFRVKKEEWEVRTHFSKRKLAFGNR, encoded by the coding sequence ATGGGGGTCGAAAAAATCGTCAAGTATTCCCTGCCGGCCCCGGCCTTCTGGGCGGCGGTGGCCTTTGCCGCCGGAATCTTCATCTCCGCACTTACCACCAATCACCTTTTATTCTGGTTTATTTTCTCCGCCCTGGTCGGGATTGGCGCCTCATTTTTTCATTTTCGCTCCAATAATGCGGCCGCCAATTTAGGCGTTCTTCTCCTTCTTGTCGGTCTGGGAGCCGTGCGGTATTCGGCGGCCACGGATGTTGCCGAAGAGCGCTCGGTGGCCCATTTTGCCGGCCTCGACAAACGGTTGTTGATCACCGGCCGGGTTTGCGATCTGCCGGATGTCAAGCCGGAGCGTACCCGGATTTATCTGGATGAAATTACAATCGGCTGGACAAGCAAGCTCCACTTGGATGGGAAAGTCCGGCTTACCATCGGCCGGGCGGTCACTTCCTACGTGGTGGGAGACCGGATTGGGTTCGTGGGTCGTCTTGATTCCCTTTGGCAGCCGGCCAACCCGGGAGCTTTGGATTTTGCCCGGTTGATGCGCATTCGCGGCGTGCAAGCGTCTGTTTATTTGAAAGATGATGAAGCAATCTCCGTTGTTGCTCAAAATTTGGGGAGCTGGCGTGCGCGTCTATCCAAAATTCGGGACGGCGTCGAACGAAAACTGACGACAGGATTGCCGCGCAAAGCATCCGGAGTCATCAAAGGGTTCGTGCTCGGAGATACCAGGGACATCGAGCCCTCCACCTACGATTTGTTCCGGAAAACCGGCACGCTGCATCTTTTGGCCGTTTCCGGCGCCAACGTGGCCTGGGTGGCCATGTTGCCAATTTTTCTTTTGAAACTGTTTTTCCTTCCCCTGCGTACCCGTTACCTCGTTGCCCTGTTTGTCGTCTGGGTCTTCGTTTTGCTTACCGACTTGCAGGCCTCCGTTTTGCGGGCGGCCATTATGTTTACGGTGTGGACTACTTCACGAGTTGTTTATCGTGAAATATCCGGTTTGCAAAGCTTGGGGCTTTGCGCCCTCGTTCTGCTTGTCTTAAACCCGCTCTGGTTTTTCGACATCGGTTTTGAATTGTCCTTTCTGGCAGTTTTTGCTTTGATCTTTTCCTTTGAAGAGAAAGATGAGCATCAGAAAAACTGGGCCAAACGATGGCTCATCCAGCCGTTTCACACTAATCTGGGCAGCTCGGTAGCGGTTTTTTTATTGATAACACCCCTTTTGGCTTACTATTTCAATCAGGTGGCTTGGACTTCGCTTTTGGTGAACGTCATGGCTATGCCACTGGCCGCCTTGATTTCCTGGTGTGCGCTCGTACGACTCGGTATTGGCTTTACGGAATTTTCGAGCCCTTTGGCATTCGTTCAGGAAAAACTGTTTGAATGGTTATTCGCCATACAGAATCTGTTTGTCAATCTGCCACACACACTTGTGCGGGTTCCCCATCCAAACGGTGTAGAGACCTTTTTGTTGACGATCGCCGGGTTTGGACTCTTTTTGATTTTCTTCAAATCACAATATAAAAAGGTTGGTGTCTATCTTTTTTTGCTCGGTCTTGCGCCGGTTTTGTGGGGTTGGGGTTTCAAACGTTCATCGGGCTTTTCCCTTTCAGTTTTGGAGGCCAAGGGAGAGATGGTATCCGTTTTATCTCTTTTGGACCAGATAATCGTTATCGGGGGAGGCGAGGTACGCGATGCCCAGCATACGCCCCGGCAGGTTGTGGAACCGGTCTTGGCTTACTTGGGAAGGGACAAAATCGAGGGCTATTTGCCTTTGCGATTCGATTCTTTCGGGCAGGCCGCTTCGGCGGAAATCGTCACAAGGTTCCGGCCCGGCTTTGTCGGCTGGCCTGTGGCCCGTCAGCCGAAGGAGGAAACGGCTGATTCAATGACGTTGAAGTTTGAATACCTTCTGACAAGCGGGGATTCCGTCCCCTTCGCCCTCCGGGTAATAAAAGAGGACTACACCTTTCTGTTTGTTCCTCAGTTCAAGCGGTTTAGGCCGCCCCGATGGGATTCCCTTTTTGACGGCCCGACCGTCCTTATTGCCCCTTTGGAGTTTCCCCGGGCCGAGAGTTTGGCCCGGTTTTCCAACGTGAAAGTGGTGGTCTCTACCCGGCGGGATTACCGGCTTTTCCAAACCGGTCCGGATAGAGTTTTCTTCACTTTTCGGGACGGAGCAGTCAACTTCCGGGTCAAAAAAGAAGAATGGGAGGTTCGAACCCACTTTTCCAAGCGGAAGTTGGCCTTCGGCAACCGGTAG
- a CDS encoding roadblock/LC7 domain-containing protein, producing MDENLILYEEEISRIDKVLSRLIKGAEAKCALLVDKDGHLITRQGFTHSLDTTALAALLAGSFASTREIARLVGEPEFSVLFHQGKRDHIHISLVGERTILVVIFDDRTTIGMVRLYAKEVGDELALIFREAKEKAKKSVKPISSEFSNQAESRLDDIFKD from the coding sequence GTGGACGAAAATCTGATCCTCTACGAAGAGGAAATAAGCCGCATCGACAAGGTGCTCTCGCGGCTGATCAAGGGGGCGGAGGCCAAGTGCGCCCTCCTGGTGGACAAAGACGGGCATTTGATCACCCGCCAGGGGTTCACCCATTCGCTGGACACCACCGCCTTGGCGGCGCTTCTGGCCGGCAGCTTTGCCTCCACCCGGGAGATCGCCCGGCTGGTGGGGGAACCGGAGTTCTCCGTGCTCTTTCATCAGGGGAAGCGGGACCATATCCACATTTCACTGGTCGGCGAGCGAACCATTCTGGTGGTCATTTTCGACGACCGCACCACCATCGGCATGGTCCGGCTTTACGCCAAGGAGGTGGGGGATGAACTCGCCTTGATTTTCCGCGAGGCGAAGGAGAAGGCCAAAAAATCGGTCAAGCCGATTTCCAGCGAATTCTCCAATCAGGCGGAAAGCCGCCTGGACGACATTTTCAAGGATTAG